The Daphnia pulicaria isolate SC F1-1A chromosome 12, SC_F0-13Bv2, whole genome shotgun sequence genome segment AAGCCACAGGAAAGGTACACAGCCAAAACGGCAGAATGTTGACGGACAAGTTGAGAGCGGCTTGAACTTCGAGTCGGCTGATTTTTGAGCGGATTGGCATCCAGGGAAAAGATTCGGTGTCGCCTAGATTGTTGATGGACTGTGAAGGCAGATGAGGAACCCGTTCATCAGTGTCCATCCGATGATGGACGACGGCCGGCAGAATTATTTCAGGATCTTGAGAAATGATCGACGGATTTCCTTCTCTAACACCTGAAGGATTTTTGGAAACGGTTTTCAGAACTTGTTCACCTGTTAACTTCGGCTCAAGTCTGGAATCTGCATTAAAATAAAGTATCTTGTGTTAGTTTGGtctagttaaaattttttagtaaaaaacaaacaataataaaaaaattaccggaGCTGATGTTACTGGACTGTCGGATGAAGGATTTATTCTCAAACTTGACCGTTACAGGCTTACGACGGTATTTGGGAACATAATGACGAATCAGAGTTTTAGTTTCAATAAAGATCTTTAAGTGGAGAACGAGGCAAACGATTCCCAAGAACAAATTCCATGAGTAGACCCAAAGGCTGTGAATCATACTGGTGGTGCAGGTGTTAAGTGATTTGAAGCCCGTCCAAAATGGACTTGTAAAAACGACGAATGTTATCCCAACTGCAATTGTGATGGATACGATGGCACCTCGATTAGTGACGTTCGCCTGATACCACTCGAAGCGAACGATGGACAAGTAGCGATCCAATGCGGCCAGCGACATGCAGATCAACAGGATCGAATAGTCGACCGGATAAAAAAGAACTACGAACCGACAGGCCAGGTAATCGTGTTTGTGCACTGTCACCAATTCAAACGCGTTATCAACTAAGAAAAGGCATTCGAAAATGGAAATGGCAGCCCAAAAAATGTGACGGGGATAGTAAAGCTGACGTGAAAAGGTCACCACAAATATGACGACACAATTTAACAGGATTCCTACACCGATGACCGACGTTCGAAATGAAGTTTGGGCTGCAGTGAAGTTCTGTTCCATGATTGAGAAATCATATTTACTCAAAGTAATGTTGACAAGAGctatttgttcttcttcttcgtccatTCTGGCGTAGGGAACACGACAGAATGGCGAGGGATCACCATCTGGCCGTGTACAATGTGTGCGGTGGCTTCAGCAGAAATTTCACTTCGCATGCGCAACGATATCATCACTTACAGAGTCCATTCAGCCTCCCACGATTTTATTATGACAGTTGACAGAATCAACTAGTGACAGACTGTTCTAGGAGCTCCCCTGACCTACTCCAATGGTCGGCGACTAAATAAAAActgaccactttttaatttGCTTGCCAAAACCCAAATTTTTTATGGTTCATCCTCCTCGTTTTGCT includes the following:
- the LOC124316345 gene encoding uncharacterized protein LOC124316345, which encodes MDEEEEQIALVNITLSKYDFSIMEQNFTAAQTSFRTSVIGVGILLNCVVIFVVTFSRQLYYPRHIFWAAISIFECLFLVDNAFELVTVHKHDYLACRFVVLFYPVDYSILLICMSLAALDRYLSIVRFEWYQANVTNRGAIVSITIAVGITFVVFTSPFWTGFKSLNTCTTSMIHSLWVYSWNLFLGIVCLVLHLKIFIETKTLIRHYVPKYRRKPVTVKFENKSFIRQSSNISSDSRLEPKLTGEQVLKTVSKNPSGVREGNPSIISQDPEIILPAVVHHRMDTDERVPHLPSQSINNLGDTESFPWMPIRSKISRLEVQAALNLSVNILPFWLCTFPVAFNTIVLYWCIRLEVNLDTIVVTWNFFWDVFMLHSIYNPIMYMVTFSEFRRAFRHITKNLSNKFRFA